In Synechococcus sp. CC9616, the following are encoded in one genomic region:
- a CDS encoding branched-chain amino acid transaminase, with the protein MHQFLPYAWFQGTCVPFEEARISIATHALHYGTGAFGGMRAIPDPASANTMLLFRADRHARRLSQSARLLLTELREEEILAALTAMLQANKPEQPIYLRPFVYTSDLGIAPRLHEIETDFLIYGLPLGDYLSPEGVSCRISSWTRQEDRSLPLRGKISGAYITSSLAKTEAVKSGFDEALLLNSRGKVSEASGMNLFLVRDGALVTPGVDQDILEGITRASVIELAITMGLRVIERPVDKTELFIADEVFLTGTAAKITPIRQIESTTLNTHRPVMDELKRRLVAITEGRDPDFEHWVTRISV; encoded by the coding sequence ATGCATCAGTTCCTGCCCTATGCCTGGTTCCAGGGGACGTGCGTGCCCTTTGAGGAGGCAAGGATTTCCATTGCCACCCACGCCCTCCACTACGGGACCGGAGCGTTCGGTGGAATGCGGGCCATTCCAGACCCTGCTAGCGCCAACACGATGCTGCTGTTTCGAGCAGACCGGCATGCCCGACGACTCAGCCAGAGCGCTCGCCTCCTGCTGACCGAGCTCCGCGAGGAGGAGATCCTTGCCGCTCTGACGGCGATGCTGCAGGCCAACAAACCCGAACAGCCGATCTACCTGCGGCCGTTCGTTTACACCAGTGATCTCGGGATTGCCCCGCGCCTCCATGAGATTGAAACCGATTTCCTCATCTACGGCTTGCCTCTCGGTGACTACCTGTCGCCAGAGGGTGTGAGTTGTCGCATCAGCAGCTGGACACGTCAGGAGGATCGTTCCCTGCCCCTGAGAGGCAAGATCAGCGGCGCCTACATCACGAGTTCCCTGGCCAAAACGGAAGCGGTGAAGAGTGGCTTTGATGAAGCACTGCTGCTCAACAGTCGCGGCAAGGTGAGTGAAGCCAGCGGAATGAATCTTTTCCTCGTCCGCGACGGTGCCCTGGTGACCCCCGGCGTTGACCAGGACATTCTTGAGGGCATCACCCGCGCCAGCGTGATCGAGCTGGCGATAACCATGGGCCTGCGTGTGATTGAACGCCCTGTGGACAAGACAGAGCTGTTCATTGCCGATGAAGTCTTCCTCACAGGAACTGCGGCCAAGATCACACCGATCCGTCAGATCGAGTCCACCACCTTGAACACCCACAGACCGGTGATGGATGAGCTGAAGCGGCGTCTTGTGGCCATCACGGAAGGCAGAGACCCTGACTTTGAGCACTGGGTCACGCGCATCAGTGTCTGA
- the cobN gene encoding cobaltochelatase subunit CobN, translated as MHRLASCPGLDPPEDVVLVEQPPADVLLLSSAGTDLSTLAACLEDSGLHSWRERIRALDLSQLQHPAQVDHYLRSTAAKARLVVVRLLGGRGHWSYGLEQFQLWQQTAQDRQLVILSGTQDQQSALHPLSSIGTALADRLASLLREGGTRNMTELLSVLDRVLEGLEPEPESVSIQPLPDPLPWDWEQDNGARVGVVLYRSLLQADDLALARQLILTLRLAGLCPRLLWVSSLRDAAVQAGVVDLFSSEAVELVITGTAFASVRSEEAGLGSPIWDQLDCPVLQLLTGSRSKEAWKASSRGLDPLDLSLQVVMPELDGRVTTRPCGFRQLSMDEGKLATALPTLIPDSVGIQWLVEHAARWIELRRTPAKERQLALVLANYPVRDGRLANGVGLDTPCSCVSILRWLAEAGYDLGDCPLPEDGDALMRFLLSGRTNAPESKVRPPLAHLPQGNYLAWWDQLPAAARQPIAQRWGHPTHACDQEVVGFPIHGVRFGRIVVVIQPDRGYDPEQIADLHSPDLPPPHRYLAQYLWLKQIHRSQLMVHVGKHGSAEWLPGKAVGLSDACGPNLALGAIPHLYPFIVNDPGEGSQAKRRGQAVILDHLTPPLGRAGLYGPLQTLENLLDELVEARQLGSERVDLLQRSIVKSLEAMDWPGIADLSGNDQETDDLESRLDAVETYLCELKESQIRIGLHRLGERPAASIERELLMAIARSPSGGLPGLTQAMAIELGLEFDPWQQEDGVLLTASDQQRLAVLGCPGAQRVGDGTAWLETQGLLLLDILIDATAEAEGLQPLLLQWIEQRSGDTVLSKVRDGLWPRLVQCAASEREGFLRGACGSRIAAGPSGAPSRGRPDVLPTGRNFYSVDLRGLPTEAAWDLGRRSAERLLDLHLLEQGEPLHHLAISVWGTATMRNGGEDIAQVLALMGVRPVWDGPTRRMVDLEVIPSSLLGRSRVDVVLRISGLFRDAFPHLVGWVDQATQRIASLTEDDCINPLAALTRTEGPQSRIFGSAPGAYGAGLQALIDHGSWESRSDLAEAYLQWSSWRYDGSDVVVADRGGLEQALHRVQVVLHNQDNREHDLLDSDDYYQFHGGLSAAVEQSSGLRPQLWFGDHSRAERPRIHRLEKELDKVMRSRLLNPRWINGMKQHGYKGAFEMGASLDYLFAYDAATDRVPDWCYGALCDQWLADEDTLAFLNRRNPWILRDMAERLLEASNRGLWEQPRADQLDQLRDLVISSEARIERGEFTC; from the coding sequence ATGCATCGCCTGGCCAGTTGTCCGGGGCTCGACCCTCCAGAGGACGTGGTGCTGGTGGAGCAGCCGCCGGCCGATGTTCTGCTGCTCAGCAGCGCAGGGACAGACCTCAGCACGCTGGCCGCCTGTCTTGAAGATTCAGGACTGCACAGCTGGCGGGAGAGGATCCGTGCTCTCGATCTAAGTCAGCTGCAGCATCCCGCTCAGGTGGATCACTACCTGCGCAGCACGGCAGCCAAAGCCAGGCTCGTGGTGGTTCGTCTGCTCGGAGGTCGAGGGCACTGGAGCTATGGGCTTGAGCAATTCCAGCTCTGGCAACAGACCGCTCAAGATCGCCAACTCGTGATCCTCTCCGGCACCCAGGATCAACAGAGTGCGTTGCATCCTCTGAGTTCGATCGGAACCGCGCTGGCTGATCGTTTGGCCTCGCTGCTGCGTGAGGGCGGCACCCGGAACATGACCGAGCTCCTCAGTGTTCTCGATCGTGTTCTGGAGGGTTTGGAACCCGAACCGGAATCCGTCAGCATCCAGCCGCTTCCCGATCCATTGCCTTGGGACTGGGAACAGGACAACGGAGCCAGGGTCGGCGTTGTTCTCTACCGCTCCCTTCTGCAGGCCGACGATCTGGCGCTGGCCAGGCAACTCATCCTGACTCTTCGTCTAGCCGGTCTCTGCCCGCGGCTGCTCTGGGTGAGCAGCCTCAGGGATGCGGCTGTACAGGCCGGTGTTGTCGACCTTTTCTCGTCAGAAGCGGTGGAACTCGTGATCACGGGAACCGCTTTTGCCTCCGTGCGTTCGGAGGAGGCTGGATTGGGCAGTCCGATCTGGGATCAACTGGACTGTCCAGTGCTGCAGCTGCTCACAGGATCCCGCTCCAAGGAGGCCTGGAAAGCCAGCAGCCGAGGGCTGGATCCCCTTGACCTCTCCCTGCAGGTGGTGATGCCAGAGCTGGATGGTCGGGTGACCACAAGGCCCTGTGGCTTTCGGCAGCTGTCCATGGATGAGGGAAAACTTGCAACCGCGTTGCCGACCCTGATTCCCGATTCGGTTGGCATTCAGTGGCTGGTTGAGCACGCCGCCCGATGGATCGAGCTGAGGCGGACTCCGGCGAAGGAACGCCAACTGGCTCTTGTTCTCGCCAACTATCCAGTGCGGGATGGTCGTCTGGCGAACGGGGTTGGGCTGGATACGCCCTGCAGCTGTGTCTCGATCCTGCGCTGGCTTGCAGAGGCTGGATACGACCTGGGCGACTGTCCTCTTCCAGAGGATGGAGATGCGCTGATGCGCTTTCTGCTCAGCGGACGCACCAACGCGCCTGAGAGCAAGGTGCGGCCACCGTTGGCTCATTTGCCGCAGGGGAACTACCTGGCCTGGTGGGACCAGCTTCCCGCAGCCGCCAGGCAGCCGATCGCCCAGCGCTGGGGGCATCCAACGCACGCCTGCGATCAAGAGGTAGTCGGGTTCCCCATTCATGGGGTGCGCTTTGGCCGGATCGTTGTGGTGATCCAACCCGACCGGGGCTATGACCCCGAGCAGATTGCTGATCTCCATTCACCTGACCTGCCACCTCCCCATCGCTATCTGGCGCAGTACCTCTGGCTGAAACAGATCCATCGCAGTCAGCTGATGGTGCATGTGGGAAAACACGGGAGTGCGGAATGGCTCCCGGGCAAAGCCGTTGGGCTCAGTGACGCCTGCGGGCCCAATCTGGCTCTTGGTGCGATCCCCCACCTCTACCCCTTCATCGTTAACGATCCAGGCGAGGGATCACAGGCCAAACGGCGCGGTCAGGCCGTGATCCTGGATCACCTCACACCACCGCTTGGTCGTGCCGGGCTGTACGGACCGCTCCAGACGCTTGAAAACCTCCTGGATGAACTTGTGGAGGCGCGTCAGCTTGGTTCGGAGCGCGTTGATCTACTGCAGAGGTCGATTGTGAAGAGCCTGGAAGCCATGGACTGGCCTGGGATTGCCGATCTATCTGGGAACGATCAGGAGACTGACGACCTTGAAAGCCGTCTGGATGCGGTTGAGACCTACCTCTGCGAGCTCAAGGAGTCCCAGATCCGTATCGGACTGCATCGACTGGGTGAACGACCAGCCGCATCGATCGAGCGTGAGCTGCTGATGGCCATCGCACGATCTCCATCGGGAGGTCTTCCAGGATTGACGCAGGCGATGGCGATCGAACTCGGGCTGGAATTCGATCCCTGGCAACAGGAGGATGGCGTGCTGTTGACAGCCTCTGATCAACAGCGACTGGCCGTGCTCGGCTGTCCAGGGGCACAGCGTGTTGGCGATGGAACCGCCTGGTTGGAGACCCAGGGATTGCTGCTTCTCGACATCCTGATCGATGCCACTGCTGAGGCGGAGGGTCTGCAACCACTGTTGCTGCAATGGATCGAGCAACGATCAGGAGACACTGTTCTGTCGAAGGTTCGCGACGGCCTCTGGCCCCGCCTTGTTCAATGCGCTGCCTCTGAACGGGAAGGATTCCTCAGGGGGGCCTGCGGAAGTCGCATTGCGGCCGGACCATCCGGCGCTCCCAGCCGCGGTCGGCCGGATGTGCTTCCAACAGGCCGCAATTTCTACTCCGTCGATCTTCGAGGCCTGCCGACGGAAGCGGCCTGGGACCTCGGGAGGCGTTCGGCGGAGCGTTTGCTGGATCTGCATCTGCTCGAACAGGGGGAACCGCTGCACCATCTCGCCATCTCGGTCTGGGGCACCGCCACCATGCGAAACGGAGGGGAAGACATCGCTCAGGTGTTGGCCTTGATGGGTGTTCGCCCTGTCTGGGATGGGCCCACACGCCGAATGGTGGATCTGGAGGTGATCCCCTCATCGCTGCTGGGGCGATCAAGGGTCGACGTTGTGCTGAGAATCTCGGGCCTGTTTCGAGATGCCTTTCCGCATCTGGTGGGCTGGGTGGATCAGGCAACCCAGCGAATTGCGTCGCTGACTGAGGACGACTGCATTAACCCCCTGGCAGCCCTGACGAGGACTGAGGGGCCCCAGAGCAGGATCTTTGGGTCGGCACCAGGAGCCTATGGAGCGGGGTTGCAGGCGTTGATCGATCACGGAAGCTGGGAGAGCCGATCCGACCTTGCCGAGGCTTATCTGCAGTGGAGCAGTTGGCGGTACGACGGCAGTGATGTGGTTGTGGCTGATCGTGGCGGGCTTGAGCAGGCCCTTCACCGGGTCCAGGTGGTGCTTCACAACCAGGACAACCGCGAACATGACCTGCTCGATTCGGACGATTACTACCAGTTCCACGGCGGCCTATCAGCAGCCGTTGAGCAAAGTTCAGGTCTGCGCCCCCAGCTCTGGTTTGGTGACCATTCGCGCGCCGAACGCCCTCGGATTCACCGTCTCGAGAAAGAGCTGGACAAGGTCATGCGCAGCCGTCTGCTCAATCCACGCTGGATCAATGGCATGAAGCAGCACGGTTACAAGGGGGCCTTTGAGATGGGGGCGAGCCTGGATTATCTGTTTGCCTACGACGCCGCGACCGACCGTGTTCCCGACTGGTGTTACGGAGCACTTTGCGATCAGTGGCTCGCCGATGAAGACACACTGGCGTTTCTCAACCGACGCAATCCCTGGATTCTCAGGGACATGGCCGAACGCCTCCTGGAGGCCTCCAATCGAGGACTCTGGGAACAGCCCCGCGCTGATCAACTTGATCAGCTGCGCGATCTGGTGATCAGCAGTGAAGCCCGGATTGAGCGGGGAGAGTTCACTTGTTGA
- a CDS encoding PHP domain-containing protein, which yields MPLADHPLRAVLDQVGPDSCPGQLNFHCHTVCSDGSLEPEALIEQATRLGLQHLAVTDHHSSRAHPPMQTWLQQRRDAGEPVPTLWSGMEISCLLRGCLVHVLALGFELDHPSLQPYNRGDAVVGEPLRAEAVVKAIHAAGGLAVLAHPARYRLGHAELIDAAASIGIDGGEAWYDYDMQPSWQPSPFVCEAIDRQLSNLGLLRTCGTDSHGIDLSGR from the coding sequence ATGCCCTTAGCTGACCACCCACTGCGTGCGGTTCTCGACCAGGTCGGCCCTGACAGCTGTCCTGGACAACTGAATTTTCACTGTCACACCGTTTGCAGTGACGGAAGCCTGGAACCCGAGGCTCTGATTGAACAGGCCACGCGTCTCGGCTTGCAGCATCTCGCCGTCACGGACCACCACAGCAGTCGGGCCCATCCACCGATGCAAACCTGGCTCCAGCAGCGCCGCGATGCTGGGGAGCCCGTGCCAACACTCTGGAGCGGCATGGAAATCAGCTGTTTGCTGCGGGGGTGCCTGGTGCATGTGCTCGCCCTTGGCTTCGAGCTCGATCACCCCTCGCTTCAGCCCTACAACCGCGGTGATGCGGTCGTCGGTGAACCGCTTCGAGCCGAGGCCGTGGTCAAGGCCATTCATGCCGCCGGAGGGCTCGCCGTCTTGGCCCACCCTGCCCGATACCGACTGGGCCACGCCGAACTGATCGACGCCGCAGCCAGCATTGGAATCGACGGTGGCGAAGCCTGGTACGACTACGACATGCAGCCCAGCTGGCAGCCCAGCCCTTTCGTATGTGAAGCGATCGATCGCCAGCTGTCGAATCTTGGCCTTTTGCGTACGTGTGGCACCGACAGCCATGGAATCGACCTGAGTGGCCGCTAA
- the hemJ gene encoding protoporphyrinogen oxidase HemJ — MTLPPEAYLWFKTLHIVGVVVWFAGLFYLVRLFIYHVETAELDPALQGPFQEQYGLMEKRLANIITTPGMVVAVSMAVGLLVCQPGWLHQSWMHAKLAVVLALLGYHWLCYRLMGQLQSGTCNWSGRQLRALNELPTLMLVLVVMLVVFKNQFPTSAATWFLVALVIFMAASIQFYARWRRLRKEAAAGA; from the coding sequence ATGACCTTGCCCCCTGAGGCTTACCTCTGGTTCAAGACGCTTCACATCGTTGGAGTGGTGGTGTGGTTCGCTGGCTTGTTCTATCTGGTGCGGCTCTTCATTTATCACGTGGAGACCGCTGAGCTGGACCCTGCCTTGCAGGGTCCTTTTCAGGAGCAGTACGGCCTGATGGAGAAACGTTTGGCCAACATCATCACCACTCCGGGCATGGTGGTAGCAGTGAGCATGGCTGTCGGCCTCCTGGTGTGTCAGCCGGGTTGGCTCCACCAGAGCTGGATGCACGCCAAATTGGCGGTGGTGTTGGCTCTGCTTGGGTACCACTGGCTTTGCTACCGACTGATGGGGCAATTGCAGTCGGGAACATGCAACTGGAGTGGCCGACAGCTGCGTGCCCTCAATGAACTGCCCACCCTGATGCTGGTGCTCGTGGTGATGTTGGTGGTGTTCAAGAATCAGTTTCCAACCAGCGCCGCAACCTGGTTCCTGGTTGCTCTCGTGATCTTCATGGCTGCCTCGATTCAGTTTTATGCACGCTGGAGACGTCTCCGTAAGGAAGCCGCCGCTGGAGCCTGA
- a CDS encoding cryptochrome/photolyase family protein, translating into MEITLVYPHQLFADHPSIQLGRSVALIEDPLFFGTDPEWPQLVHRQKLLLHRASMQAYAESLRSQGFDVSLQEHHKARDTTAHLQLLLQQGYRRFFLADPVDHVLERRLHAVLEALGGTAVIAPTPMLLTPQSVIDDHFGTGKKPFMARFYEMQRRRLDLLLEPDGGPLGGHWSFDADNRKKLPKGILVPPEPAQAVPATLQAQRQQLNSESLPGIGSSDAFAYPVTHEAAEAWLDQFLDQRLIQFGAYEDAISSQHRVMWHGVLTPMLNCGLLTPQHILKRTLERADAGDVPLNSLEGFVRQIVGWREFMAAMYRRHGVEMRQGNFWNFDNRPIPQAFYTATTGLPPIDDAIQHALDTGYCHHIERLMLVGNMMLLCGFHPTRVYTWFMELFVDAYDWVMVPNVYGMSQFADGGIFTTKPYLSGSNYVRKMSDYRKGDWCEIWDGLFWSFIKRHETFFRGQYRLAMMARNLDRMSPDTLLGHQRRAQQFLDALG; encoded by the coding sequence ATGGAGATCACCCTCGTTTATCCGCACCAGCTGTTCGCGGATCATCCCTCCATCCAGTTGGGGCGCTCCGTGGCCCTGATCGAGGACCCTCTGTTTTTCGGGACCGACCCTGAGTGGCCACAACTGGTTCATCGCCAGAAGCTTCTGCTGCACAGAGCGTCGATGCAGGCCTACGCGGAGAGCCTGCGATCACAGGGTTTCGACGTTTCTCTCCAGGAGCATCACAAGGCCCGAGACACCACCGCCCACCTGCAGTTGTTGCTGCAACAGGGATATCGCCGCTTTTTCCTCGCCGATCCGGTGGATCACGTGCTGGAACGGCGCCTCCACGCCGTCCTCGAGGCGCTTGGTGGCACTGCGGTCATCGCCCCCACCCCGATGTTGCTGACCCCCCAGTCGGTGATCGATGACCACTTCGGCACGGGCAAAAAGCCATTCATGGCGCGTTTTTATGAGATGCAGCGGCGGCGCCTCGACCTGTTGCTTGAGCCCGATGGCGGACCGCTCGGGGGGCATTGGAGCTTCGATGCCGATAACAGGAAGAAGCTGCCGAAGGGGATCCTTGTTCCGCCTGAACCCGCACAGGCTGTTCCAGCGACGCTTCAGGCCCAGCGTCAACAACTGAACTCCGAATCACTTCCCGGCATTGGATCCAGCGATGCCTTTGCCTATCCAGTGACCCACGAAGCTGCCGAAGCATGGCTGGATCAATTTCTTGACCAGCGTCTGATCCAGTTCGGCGCCTACGAAGATGCCATCAGCAGCCAGCACCGAGTGATGTGGCATGGCGTGCTCACACCCATGCTGAACTGCGGACTGCTGACGCCACAGCACATCCTCAAGCGCACCTTGGAACGCGCCGATGCCGGTGATGTTCCCCTCAATTCACTGGAGGGATTCGTACGACAGATCGTTGGATGGCGTGAATTCATGGCAGCGATGTACAGACGCCATGGCGTGGAGATGCGGCAGGGAAATTTCTGGAATTTCGACAACAGACCGATTCCACAGGCCTTCTACACCGCAACCACTGGTCTGCCTCCGATCGATGACGCTATCCAGCACGCTCTCGATACGGGGTACTGCCATCACATCGAACGGCTGATGCTGGTTGGAAACATGATGCTGCTCTGCGGGTTCCACCCGACGCGGGTTTACACCTGGTTCATGGAGCTGTTTGTTGACGCCTACGACTGGGTGATGGTGCCCAACGTTTACGGAATGAGTCAGTTCGCCGATGGCGGCATCTTCACCACAAAGCCTTACTTATCGGGCTCCAATTACGTCCGCAAAATGTCTGATTACCGCAAGGGTGATTGGTGTGAGATCTGGGATGGCCTGTTCTGGAGTTTCATCAAACGGCATGAAACGTTTTTTCGTGGTCAGTACCGCCTGGCGATGATGGCCAGAAATCTGGATCGCATGTCCCCAGACACACTCCTCGGCCATCAACGACGCGCCCAGCAGTTTCTTGACGCGTTGGGTTGA
- the uvrC gene encoding excinuclease ABC subunit UvrC produces the protein MQPDRLEQRLKEIPAEPGCYLMRDGEDRILYVGKSKSLRSRVRSYFRSRHDLSPRIRLMTRQVCEIEFIVTDSEAEALALESNLIKNHQPHFNVLLKDDKKYPYLCITWSEAYPRIFITRRRRFRSPLDRFYGPYVDVGLLRRTLFLVKRVFPLRQRPRPMYPDRTCLNYSIGRCPGVCQQKISSEDYHRTLRKVAMVFQGRSDELQRLLSEQMERYAERLDFEAAARVRDQLQGLDQLTADQKMSLPDSSVSRDVVALACDERLAAVQLFQMRAGKLVGRLGYMADAEGLDPGLILQRVIEEHYSQVDAVEIPPELLVQHPLPQQDLLEEWLTEQRERRVQIHCPKQRQKADLIELLQRNAEFELLRAKQGQEQQAMATEDLAQLLELPTPPRRIEGYDISHIQGSDAVASQVVFVDGLPAKQHYRKYKIRSSSIVAGHSDDFMAMAEIMRRRFRRWSRAKAEGIDVGALRHKGGSALQTDGLNDWPDVVMIDGGKGQLSAVMEALRELDLHEDLNVCSLAKQREEVFLPGESKPLESEPDQLGVALLRRLRDEAHRFAVTFHRQQRGQRMKRSRLSDIPGLGPKRVKELLAHFHSIDAIQLATAEQLSEAPGVGPSLADQIHAFFHPQDDSPEDMPDNSPDAPSTDPL, from the coding sequence ATGCAGCCGGATCGTCTCGAACAGCGATTGAAGGAGATTCCCGCTGAGCCAGGTTGCTATCTCATGCGTGATGGAGAGGATCGGATCCTCTACGTCGGCAAGTCGAAGAGTCTCCGCAGTCGCGTTCGCAGCTATTTCCGTAGCCGGCACGATCTCTCCCCCCGCATCCGCCTGATGACCAGGCAGGTGTGTGAGATCGAATTCATCGTCACCGACAGCGAAGCCGAGGCTCTGGCTCTTGAATCAAATCTGATCAAGAACCATCAGCCTCACTTCAACGTTCTGCTCAAGGACGACAAGAAGTACCCCTACCTCTGCATCACCTGGAGCGAGGCCTATCCGCGCATTTTCATCACGCGTCGCCGGCGCTTCCGCAGTCCCCTGGATCGTTTCTACGGACCCTATGTGGACGTCGGTCTGTTGCGCCGCACGCTGTTTCTTGTGAAACGGGTGTTTCCCCTGCGTCAGCGCCCCCGTCCGATGTACCCGGATCGGACCTGCCTCAACTACAGCATCGGGCGCTGTCCAGGGGTGTGCCAGCAGAAGATCAGCTCCGAGGACTACCACCGCACGCTCCGCAAGGTGGCGATGGTGTTTCAAGGCCGCAGTGATGAACTGCAGCGGCTGCTTTCTGAACAGATGGAGCGATACGCCGAGCGCCTGGATTTCGAGGCGGCCGCCCGGGTGCGTGACCAGCTTCAGGGGCTTGATCAGCTGACCGCGGATCAGAAAATGAGTCTTCCCGATTCATCCGTGAGCCGGGATGTTGTTGCTCTGGCCTGCGACGAACGCCTTGCGGCCGTTCAGCTGTTCCAGATGCGGGCCGGGAAGCTGGTGGGTCGTCTGGGATACATGGCCGATGCCGAGGGCCTGGATCCAGGTCTGATCCTTCAGCGGGTGATCGAGGAGCACTACAGCCAGGTGGATGCGGTGGAGATTCCCCCCGAGCTACTGGTTCAACATCCGCTGCCTCAGCAGGATCTGTTGGAAGAATGGCTGACGGAACAGCGCGAGCGGCGGGTGCAGATTCACTGCCCCAAACAGCGTCAGAAAGCAGATCTGATCGAACTGCTTCAGAGAAATGCTGAGTTCGAGCTGCTGCGTGCCAAGCAAGGCCAGGAGCAGCAGGCCATGGCAACCGAAGATCTGGCGCAACTGCTGGAGTTGCCGACCCCGCCGCGTCGCATCGAGGGGTACGACATCAGCCATATCCAGGGCAGCGATGCAGTTGCCTCCCAGGTGGTGTTCGTTGATGGATTGCCAGCCAAGCAGCACTACCGCAAATACAAGATCCGGAGCAGCAGCATCGTCGCCGGCCACAGCGACGACTTCATGGCGATGGCGGAAATCATGCGCCGCCGTTTCCGTCGCTGGTCCCGTGCAAAGGCTGAGGGGATTGATGTGGGTGCTCTGCGCCACAAAGGGGGCAGTGCCCTTCAGACCGACGGCCTCAACGATTGGCCCGATGTGGTGATGATCGACGGCGGCAAAGGACAGCTCTCCGCCGTGATGGAGGCACTGCGTGAGCTTGATCTGCATGAGGATCTCAACGTCTGCTCCCTCGCCAAGCAACGCGAAGAGGTTTTTCTACCCGGTGAAAGCAAGCCTCTCGAGAGTGAGCCAGATCAGCTCGGTGTAGCGCTACTGCGTCGTCTCAGGGATGAGGCGCACCGCTTTGCGGTGACGTTCCATCGCCAACAGCGGGGGCAGCGGATGAAGCGGTCCCGGCTGTCGGACATTCCGGGGCTTGGGCCAAAACGGGTCAAGGAACTTCTGGCCCATTTCCATTCCATCGATGCCATTCAGCTGGCCACTGCTGAGCAACTGTCCGAGGCACCAGGGGTGGGGCCCTCCCTGGCGGACCAGATCCATGCCTTTTTTCATCCTCAGGACGACAGTCCTGAAGACATGCCTGACAACAGCCCGGACGCTCCGTCCACAGATCCTCTGTGA
- a CDS encoding flavin reductase family protein — MSLDLDAKKTLLRKIPHGLFICGVREGDEVNGFTASWVTQGSFEPPMVVMGVRADSTSHGIIERTGCFSLNVLRADQKDLAAVFFKPQKAMGGRFEAAPFQEGELGLPLLDDAIGGVECSVIGKVKHGDHTVFVAEVKSARLLADGEALNLASTGWNYGG; from the coding sequence ATGAGCCTGGATCTGGACGCCAAGAAAACCCTGCTGCGCAAGATCCCGCATGGTTTGTTCATCTGTGGTGTTCGCGAAGGCGATGAGGTGAACGGGTTCACCGCCTCCTGGGTCACCCAGGGGTCCTTTGAGCCACCCATGGTTGTGATGGGCGTGCGGGCAGACAGCACCAGCCACGGAATCATCGAACGCACTGGCTGTTTCTCACTCAATGTTCTTCGGGCTGATCAGAAGGATCTTGCCGCGGTGTTCTTCAAGCCTCAGAAGGCCATGGGAGGCCGTTTCGAAGCTGCTCCGTTTCAGGAAGGTGAACTTGGACTTCCCCTGCTGGACGATGCCATCGGCGGCGTTGAATGCAGCGTGATCGGAAAGGTGAAGCATGGCGACCACACCGTGTTTGTTGCTGAAGTGAAATCCGCCCGTTTGCTGGCCGATGGTGAGGCTCTGAACTTGGCCAGCACCGGCTGGAACTACGGCGGCTGA
- the coaD gene encoding pantetheine-phosphate adenylyltransferase encodes MRALYPGSFDPLTNGHMDLIERASSLFGEVVVAVLGNPSKRPAFSIDDRLSQIRKATAHLNGIEVISFDGLTVHCAETHRADLILRGLRAMSDFEYELQIAHTNRSLADRLETVFLATTARHSFLSSSVVKEVARFGGPVDHMVPSEVAKDLNRLFNSALSP; translated from the coding sequence ATGCGGGCGCTTTATCCCGGAAGCTTCGATCCACTCACGAACGGACACATGGATCTGATCGAGAGGGCGTCATCCCTCTTCGGCGAAGTAGTTGTGGCTGTTCTGGGCAACCCCAGCAAGCGCCCGGCATTCAGCATTGATGATCGTCTCAGCCAGATCCGCAAGGCCACTGCCCATCTCAACGGGATTGAGGTGATCAGTTTCGATGGCCTGACCGTTCACTGCGCAGAAACCCATCGCGCCGATCTGATCCTGCGAGGACTGCGGGCGATGAGCGATTTCGAATATGAGCTGCAGATCGCTCACACCAATCGTTCACTGGCGGATCGTCTCGAGACCGTCTTTCTGGCAACGACGGCCAGACACAGTTTTTTAAGCAGTTCGGTTGTCAAGGAAGTCGCCCGTTTTGGTGGGCCGGTCGATCACATGGTCCCCTCGGAGGTTGCGAAGGACCTCAACAGGCTCTTCAATTCGGCTTTATCGCCCTAG